One Phocaeicola dorei genomic region harbors:
- a CDS encoding site-specific integrase — protein sequence MKQGTMNILFFVLKTKLLKNGEAPVLMRITINGDYDDVRIQRSVPLNLWNAAKGCSKGRDRASVALNAYIAELHARALEKHKELVLEQALITPKLILKRVFGKDTEMRTLLGTMREGIKEMETLAGIDYSPVTINRYKNVVKKLQLLIPSYYGKEDVTFHELTPEFIRAFDIYLKTEAGLCRNTIVRYMKCFKKFTNMALAKEWIRKNPFYGYKMEQDETDPVFLTYDELQTVMKKKFTIPRLELVRDVFVFACFTGLAFSDVASLNKENLVQDNLGDWWIRKGRVKLEHRRKASSISNIPLLPVPLAILEKYKEHPTCIKKGCCLPVMCNQKMNSYLKEIADFCGIKKNLTTHVARHTFGTTVTLANNVPLQDVSVMLGHASTRMTQHYARVMNSSLKEAMNNVKERLAQ from the coding sequence ATGAAACAAGGAACAATGAACATTCTGTTTTTCGTGCTTAAAACGAAATTGTTGAAAAACGGTGAGGCACCGGTATTGATGCGGATAACCATCAATGGAGACTATGACGATGTACGTATCCAAAGAAGCGTACCCCTGAACTTATGGAACGCCGCCAAAGGATGCAGTAAAGGCAGGGACAGGGCATCAGTGGCACTGAACGCCTATATTGCTGAACTGCACGCACGCGCCTTGGAAAAACACAAGGAACTGGTATTGGAACAGGCCTTGATTACCCCAAAACTGATTCTTAAACGTGTTTTCGGGAAAGACACCGAAATGCGTACACTGCTCGGCACCATGAGGGAAGGCATCAAGGAAATGGAAACATTGGCGGGTATAGACTACTCTCCCGTCACGATCAACCGGTATAAGAACGTGGTGAAGAAATTACAGCTGCTCATCCCCTCTTATTACGGAAAGGAGGATGTCACTTTCCATGAGCTGACACCGGAGTTCATCCGTGCGTTTGACATCTACCTGAAAACGGAGGCGGGGTTGTGCCGGAACACCATAGTCCGTTATATGAAATGCTTCAAGAAATTTACCAATATGGCATTGGCAAAGGAATGGATACGCAAGAATCCCTTTTACGGCTACAAGATGGAGCAGGACGAGACCGATCCGGTATTCCTGACCTATGACGAGTTGCAGACCGTAATGAAAAAGAAATTCACCATTCCACGGCTTGAACTGGTCAGGGATGTCTTTGTCTTCGCGTGTTTCACCGGTCTGGCATTCTCCGATGTTGCCAGTCTGAACAAAGAGAATCTGGTACAGGACAATCTCGGAGACTGGTGGATAAGAAAAGGAAGGGTCAAATTGGAACACCGTAGGAAGGCCTCTTCCATCAGCAATATTCCATTGCTGCCCGTACCCCTGGCCATATTGGAGAAATACAAGGAACATCCGACCTGCATTAAGAAAGGATGCTGTTTGCCCGTCATGTGTAATCAGAAGATGAACAGCTACCTCAAGGAAATAGCCGATTTCTGCGGCATTAAGAAGAATCTGACCACGCATGTAGCCCGTCACACTTTCGGGACTACGGTCACGCTTGCCAACAATGTGCCTCTTCAAGATGTTTCCGTCATGCTCGGCCATGCCTCCACACGTATGACACAGCATTATGCACGGGTCATGAACAGCAGCCTGAAAGAAGCAATGAACAACGTGAAGGAGCGTCTTGCACAATAA
- a CDS encoding alpha/beta hydrolase family protein — translation MKNRIVKFVVLVCCLCSMPGIVRAQLSVHQFDQLMKKIDDVLWYEKVGDIAHVDKVILCGPPRWKEFNPTSMSAGNELKFRAYIFIPKSVDENKKYPLIVFPHSGVHADMDTYYAHIIRELIAQEYIVVAADYRGSTGYGSGTYNNIDYGGLENEDVYISRNYMVDNFDIVDGNRVGIMGWSHGGMITLMNLFNYPGQYKCGFAGVPVSDVIMRMGYASDSYRKIFSAKNHIGQTAKDNIAEYKRRSPVWHAEKLKDPLLIYTNTSDDDVNVIEVESMIRALKAEGKKFEYKIFERAPGAHSFDRLDTYESSKIRLDIYKFMGRYLKPNKPFGSVKELRKAAYKF, via the coding sequence ATGAAAAACAGAATAGTAAAATTTGTGGTATTGGTGTGCTGCCTATGTAGTATGCCCGGAATAGTACGGGCACAGTTGTCCGTTCATCAGTTTGACCAGTTAATGAAAAAAATTGATGATGTCCTGTGGTACGAGAAAGTGGGTGATATCGCCCATGTAGATAAGGTAATATTATGTGGACCACCGCGTTGGAAGGAGTTCAACCCTACTTCGATGAGTGCCGGTAACGAACTTAAATTCAGAGCATACATTTTTATTCCCAAAAGCGTGGATGAAAACAAGAAATATCCGTTAATCGTATTTCCTCATAGTGGGGTACATGCCGATATGGACACCTATTATGCTCATATCATCCGCGAGTTGATAGCGCAGGAATATATTGTGGTAGCAGCGGATTACCGGGGAAGTACAGGATATGGTTCGGGTACATACAATAATATTGATTATGGTGGATTGGAGAATGAGGATGTATATATCAGCCGTAACTATATGGTGGATAATTTTGATATTGTGGATGGTAACCGTGTGGGTATCATGGGATGGAGTCATGGTGGTATGATTACGCTGATGAATCTTTTCAATTATCCGGGACAATATAAATGTGGTTTCGCCGGTGTGCCGGTTTCGGATGTAATCATGCGTATGGGATATGCCAGCGACAGTTATCGCAAAATCTTTTCGGCCAAGAATCATATCGGGCAGACTGCCAAGGATAATATTGCGGAATACAAACGGCGCTCTCCTGTGTGGCATGCGGAGAAGTTGAAAGACCCGTTACTTATCTACACCAATACCAGTGATGATGATGTAAATGTGATCGAAGTGGAATCAATGATTCGAGCTTTGAAAGCAGAAGGCAAAAAGTTTGAATATAAGATATTTGAGCGTGCTCCCGGTGCGCATAGTTTTGATCGGTTAGACACTTATGAGTCAAGCAAGATTCGTCTGGACATTTATAAGTTCATGGGTCGTTACCTGAAGCCCAATAAACCATTTGGTTCAGTGAAAGAGTTACGTAAAGCAGCTTATAAGTTTTGA